Proteins encoded within one genomic window of Methanosarcina barkeri str. Wiesmoor:
- the mtbC gene encoding dimethylamine corrinoid protein MtbC gives MATKDELIQELSDAVISCKKDAVLAAVNKAKDVMEPAEIIDKGLSAGMNQVGILFERGKLFLPHVMMAADAMTSGVKVLEAELPAGTESKKLGVIVNGTVEGDVHDIGKSIVSTMLQSSGFEVYDIGRDVPVRNFIEKAKEVDANMIGISALMTTTLQGQKDVIEFLKEEGLRDKVKVMVGGAPATQAWADKIGADCYAENASEAVAKAKEMLL, from the coding sequence ATGGCAACCAAAGATGAACTTATTCAGGAGCTTTCTGATGCAGTCATCTCCTGTAAAAAAGATGCAGTGCTCGCAGCTGTTAATAAAGCAAAAGATGTTATGGAACCAGCTGAGATCATTGACAAAGGTCTTTCTGCAGGCATGAACCAGGTAGGAATTCTTTTTGAGAGGGGGAAACTTTTCCTGCCCCATGTGATGATGGCTGCTGATGCAATGACATCAGGAGTTAAAGTTCTTGAAGCTGAGCTCCCTGCAGGGACAGAGAGCAAGAAACTAGGGGTTATCGTAAACGGTACGGTCGAAGGCGACGTCCACGATATAGGCAAGTCCATAGTATCCACTATGCTCCAGTCTTCTGGTTTTGAAGTCTACGACATTGGCCGTGATGTTCCGGTCAGGAACTTCATCGAAAAGGCAAAAGAAGTCGATGCCAATATGATTGGAATTTCCGCCCTTATGACCACAACTCTTCAGGGGCAAAAAGATGTAATTGAGTTCCTCAAGGAAGAAGGGCTAAGGGACAAAGTAAAAGTCATGGTAGGCGGAGCCCCTGCAACCCAGGCCTGGGCTGACAAGATCGGTGCAGATTGCTATGCTGAAAACGCAAGTGAAGCTGTCGCAAAAGCAAAGGAAATGCTACTCTGA
- a CDS encoding APC family permease codes for MSDENSENGGLQRTIDWKQGLAIALGVPVLILPSIGYFANYVWAFAIIIWALSVFQGFMQNFAYGELATMFPKASGLPGYAQSVFTGNASNRYDLSKLLGGFSAWSYWFAWNPVLAIYSILIGSYLKGLVPALAGVPDLVVYLASGAVVFILLILVNYRGLSGGATLGYILAILSLAPLIIIALAPFVTGHFEISNITGSLLPTDWSWDIHHILILLGLFAMAQWSACAWETAAIYGPEYKQPKSDVPKALFICGAICLVTFILVQAACTGALGIEGILAEPVSPMLPIAQMTLGPIGGSLTIFMLIAAMVLIIQTAFLGASRAMYSMAGEGNLPRFFGKMNAHGTPVNAMIVIALLNMGFICLGTPAAIVAASAIGYVCANGISLLAYVKAKIDPKFSKLERPFKAPNGWRYVALFFGFFNLPLCLIGIIYLNSLELGWTSTIVGFVVLALYLPLWYYSQNENRTTLEKDNSLSGESTI; via the coding sequence ATGAGCGACGAAAACAGTGAAAACGGAGGGCTCCAACGAACAATTGATTGGAAACAGGGACTTGCAATTGCTCTGGGGGTTCCTGTACTGATCCTGCCGTCCATAGGCTATTTTGCAAATTATGTCTGGGCCTTTGCAATCATTATCTGGGCGCTATCGGTCTTTCAGGGTTTCATGCAAAATTTTGCCTACGGAGAACTTGCCACAATGTTCCCGAAAGCATCCGGGCTTCCGGGGTATGCCCAGAGTGTTTTTACGGGGAACGCAAGCAACCGGTATGACCTTAGCAAATTGCTTGGAGGTTTCAGTGCCTGGAGTTACTGGTTTGCCTGGAATCCGGTCCTTGCAATCTACTCAATCCTTATCGGGAGCTATCTTAAAGGCCTGGTCCCTGCACTTGCAGGCGTGCCTGACCTTGTTGTTTACCTGGCATCCGGCGCAGTTGTATTCATACTTCTGATTCTGGTTAATTATCGTGGGCTATCGGGTGGAGCAACGCTTGGGTACATTCTTGCCATACTTTCGCTTGCCCCCCTTATCATTATTGCCCTTGCACCCTTCGTAACAGGGCACTTTGAGATCAGCAATATTACCGGCTCTTTGCTTCCCACAGACTGGAGTTGGGATATCCATCATATCCTGATCTTGCTCGGGCTTTTTGCAATGGCCCAGTGGAGTGCCTGCGCCTGGGAAACCGCAGCGATCTACGGGCCTGAATATAAACAGCCCAAATCAGATGTTCCAAAAGCTCTCTTTATCTGCGGTGCGATCTGTCTTGTGACCTTCATTCTCGTCCAGGCAGCCTGTACAGGAGCCCTAGGAATTGAAGGAATCCTAGCCGAACCGGTTTCTCCAATGCTACCTATAGCCCAGATGACCCTTGGCCCCATAGGTGGATCTCTGACTATCTTTATGTTGATTGCGGCAATGGTCCTCATTATCCAGACTGCCTTCCTTGGAGCTTCAAGGGCTATGTATTCCATGGCTGGAGAAGGAAATCTGCCAAGGTTCTTTGGAAAAATGAATGCACATGGAACTCCAGTCAACGCAATGATTGTCATTGCCCTCTTGAATATGGGTTTCATCTGCCTGGGAACTCCTGCAGCTATAGTTGCAGCCTCAGCAATAGGTTATGTCTGTGCCAACGGGATAAGTCTGCTCGCATATGTTAAGGCAAAAATTGACCCGAAGTTCTCGAAACTTGAAAGACCGTTCAAAGCCCCAAACGGCTGGAGATACGTAGCCCTTTTCTTTGGGTTTTTTAACCTGCCTCTATGTCTAATTGGAATAATATACCTGAACAGCCTTGAGTTAGGCTGGACTTCAACGATAGTTGGCTTCGTG